In the genome of Sorangium aterium, one region contains:
- a CDS encoding alpha/beta fold hydrolase, translating into MATATATGRTAPINDIEMYYELRGEGPPLVLLHGFTGASGDWAHVFDLAELGSGHTVIAPDLRGHGRSTNPAGSLTIRQCASDVFALLDHLGVKAFRAIGLSFGAKCLLHLATQQPDRVESMVLVSATPYFPEQARAIMRLVSDEGRSEEEWRDMRSRHALGDAQIRALWNQPRRFAASHDDMSFTPPHLSTITARTMIVSGDRDPLYPAEIALEMYRAIPRSCLWLLPNGGHGPIFGEWKEPFARAALAFLRADPGEQAVTPA; encoded by the coding sequence ATGGCGACAGCGACGGCCACCGGGCGCACCGCGCCCATCAACGACATCGAGATGTACTACGAGCTTCGCGGCGAAGGGCCGCCGCTCGTGCTGCTCCACGGCTTCACCGGGGCGAGCGGCGACTGGGCTCACGTGTTCGACCTCGCGGAGCTCGGGAGTGGACACACGGTCATCGCCCCCGATCTGCGCGGCCACGGCCGCTCGACCAACCCGGCGGGCTCCCTGACCATCCGTCAGTGCGCCTCCGACGTCTTCGCCCTCCTCGATCACCTCGGGGTGAAGGCGTTCCGGGCCATCGGCCTCAGCTTCGGCGCCAAGTGCCTCCTGCACCTGGCCACGCAGCAGCCGGACCGCGTGGAGTCGATGGTCCTCGTGTCCGCGACACCGTACTTCCCCGAGCAGGCCAGGGCGATCATGCGCCTCGTCTCCGACGAGGGCCGCTCGGAGGAGGAATGGCGGGACATGAGGAGCCGCCACGCGCTCGGCGACGCGCAGATCCGAGCGCTGTGGAATCAGCCGCGCCGCTTCGCGGCCAGCCACGACGACATGAGCTTCACGCCCCCCCACCTGTCGACCATCACGGCGCGCACGATGATCGTGAGCGGCGACCGCGATCCCCTCTACCCGGCCGAGATCGCCCTGGAGATGTACCGCGCCATCCCGCGCTCCTGCCTGTGGCTCCTGCCGAACGGCGGACACGGCCCCATCTTCGGGGAGTGGAAGGAGCCGTTCGCCCGCGCGGCGCTGGCGTTCCTGCGCGCTGATCCGGGCGAGCAGGCCGTGACCCCGGCCTGA
- a CDS encoding PEGA domain-containing protein produces the protein MSGGATVSQSGVPTSTSPTTLSSPPPLAGKGGVAALIPAASALALVPGFLYMQGQLSERHAEFMTMVHDAQASRQEPPAPVEAKGSLEITSKPEGCAIWVNGERHPVATPAKLRELPLGRELHIKLTKDGYKPYRTAVKLSDEVRFKEVVADLDRLTATVVLWVDPPASVFVDGKLWKGNRTRIEGLTVGEGHRFVLSAPGHAPKTLMVNVEPGEMKTLSVRLPKLGAQSPAEERAEGAQ, from the coding sequence GGCGTCCCGACGAGCACGAGCCCGACGACCTTGAGCAGCCCGCCGCCGCTCGCGGGCAAGGGAGGTGTTGCGGCGCTCATCCCGGCCGCCAGCGCGCTCGCGCTCGTGCCTGGGTTCCTCTACATGCAGGGCCAGCTCTCGGAGCGGCACGCCGAGTTCATGACGATGGTCCACGACGCCCAGGCGAGCCGTCAGGAGCCGCCCGCGCCGGTCGAGGCGAAGGGCTCGCTGGAGATCACGAGCAAGCCCGAGGGCTGCGCCATCTGGGTGAACGGCGAGCGTCACCCCGTCGCCACGCCGGCCAAGCTCCGCGAGCTTCCGCTCGGGCGTGAGCTCCACATCAAGCTCACCAAAGACGGATACAAGCCGTACCGCACGGCCGTGAAGCTGAGCGATGAGGTGCGCTTCAAGGAGGTCGTGGCCGATCTCGACAGGCTCACGGCGACGGTGGTGCTCTGGGTCGATCCGCCGGCCAGCGTCTTCGTCGACGGGAAGCTCTGGAAGGGCAATCGCACGAGGATCGAGGGGCTCACGGTGGGTGAGGGACACCGATTCGTGCTGTCCGCCCCTGGGCATGCGCCCAAGACGCTGATGGTCAACGTGGAGCCGGGAGAGATGAAGACGCTGAGCGTCCGGCTGCCGAAGCTCGGCGCGCAGTCACCGGCGGAGGAGCGCGCCGAGGGCGCGCAGTGA